The Xenorhabdus doucetiae genome has a window encoding:
- a CDS encoding DUF4810 domain-containing protein yields MFLIKKTGMLLGALLLAGCVQAPKSIYEWGNYQSTLYQYYQQDKTGPQEQLQALQKVIEQAKAKDKPVPPGLHAQMGLLYSKTGNIEDAFQQFEIEKNLFPESAPYMDFLLSKNKGVK; encoded by the coding sequence ATGTTTTTGATAAAAAAGACCGGGATGTTGCTGGGCGCGCTATTATTGGCGGGATGTGTTCAGGCTCCTAAAAGTATATATGAGTGGGGTAATTATCAGTCAACCCTGTATCAATATTACCAGCAGGATAAAACCGGGCCACAGGAACAGCTTCAAGCATTGCAGAAAGTTATCGAGCAAGCCAAGGCCAAAGATAAACCTGTTCCACCGGGTCTGCACGCGCAAATGGGCTTGCTTTACAGCAAAACCGGCAATATTGAGGACGCTTTCCAGCAGTTTGAGATAGAAAAAAACCTATTTCCTGAATCAGCACCTTACATGGATTTTCTGCTCAGCAAAAATAAGGGAGTGAAATAA
- a CDS encoding DUF799 domain-containing protein — translation MKRFLGAMGALVLLVLTGCANYKPYDYSALRESKPKSILVLPAVNKSVEVQASGSFLSQVTYPLAESGYYVYPVAVVEETFRQNGVTEAQDIHNISYQKLYDIFGADSALYLNITQYGTQFQIINSDTRVSATARLVDLRTGKQLWSGGATASSTENDNYSSGGLVGMLVAAAISQIANTVMDRGHDIAGITSNRLLSAGGHRYGHLLYGPRSAFYGKEKL, via the coding sequence ATGAAGCGTTTTCTGGGGGCGATGGGTGCCTTAGTATTGCTGGTGTTGACAGGATGTGCCAACTATAAACCGTATGATTATTCAGCATTGAGAGAAAGTAAACCGAAATCCATTTTGGTTTTACCAGCCGTCAATAAATCGGTGGAAGTGCAGGCGTCTGGCAGCTTTCTGTCTCAAGTCACTTACCCGCTGGCAGAATCCGGCTATTATGTTTATCCCGTTGCGGTGGTTGAAGAGACCTTCCGCCAGAACGGCGTAACCGAAGCGCAGGATATCCACAATATCAGCTACCAAAAGTTGTATGACATATTTGGCGCAGATTCCGCGCTTTACCTGAATATCACGCAATACGGTACGCAATTCCAAATTATTAACAGCGATACCCGCGTCAGTGCGACTGCCCGTCTGGTCGATTTGCGCACCGGCAAGCAACTATGGAGTGGTGGTGCGACCGCCTCTTCCACAGAAAATGACAATTACTCCAGCGGGGGACTGGTCGGCATGTTGGTAGCGGCGGCTATCTCCCAGATCGCGAATACCGTTATGGACAGAGGCCATGATATTGCCGGCATTACCAGTAATCGCCTGTTGAGTGCGGGTGGGCATAGATATGGCCACTTGCTGTATGGCCCGCGTTCAGCGTTTTATGGCAAAGAAAAGTTATAA